Below is a window of Komagataella phaffii GS115 chromosome 1, complete sequence DNA.
AAGGATATTCAAGATGCACAGGAAGCCACTAtaaataaagaaaaaaataatgattCAGACGATGAGCCGGACATgcttttggaagagatcGTCAGAAAGATCAAGCAAACCGAAAATCAAGCAAGGAGAGAATATCGTATCTCCAAAGAGAGGCTGGAACTAGTCAATAAGGCCATGCAAATGTACATTGGACACCACAACTTTCATAACTTCACTTTGGGaaaacatttcaaagatgcGTCTGCTAACAGGTATATGAAGGAGATTACCGTATCGGAACCTTTTGTCATTGAGGGAACGGAATGGGTGTCAATCAAGATTCATGGACAATCTTTCATGCTTCATCAGATCAGAAAAATGATCGCAATGGCTGCTTTGGTTGTTAGAACTGGATGTCCCCTAGGAAGAATCACTGAAGCTTTTCAATCTTCTAGGATTAACATTCCTAAAGCACCTGCGCTTGGTTTGCTACTTGAGCAACCCGTCTACGAAGGTTATAATACGAGACTTAAGGCCTTTGGATATAACGAATTGACTTTCACTCCatttgagaaagagatGAATGAGTTCAAGATGAAACATATTTATGATAAAATTTACGCGGAGGAAGTCAAAGACAACACTTTTCACGGATTCTTTGGCTTCATTGACGGATTCAATGGAACTCCtattttcaacttcttgaCAGCCAATGGTATCAAAGACTCTCAAGAAGTACGCGAGGTTGTCATCCCcaatgaaaagaatgagGGAATCGCCGAGTAGCTACGTGATAATATACTGTAGATAGTAAAATTAGAGCCTTTATTGACTTATAATCATGTCTACATGAGTGAAACCTTCGAACCGAGGTCTCCTTCTAGATCTGGGGTTCTCCGATTCTTCAAGGAAATGATTGACATCGTAGAGTTTATAATCAATATAATCTCTCAATATTTCgaagctttgaagaagctt
It encodes the following:
- a CDS encoding tRNA:pseudouridine synthase, introduces pseudouridines at positions 26-28, 34-36, 65, and 67 of tRNA, with product MSTSPAEQPTNVEQTKPAPRVVEDEQDIDKSVYKRGQQAKWARSRKAERGDRNNKRQRRDGELPRVLDSDGNPLPSEPRRPKKKVACLIGYCGTGYHGMQLNPPQKTIEGDLFEAFVESGAISRDNSNDLKKSSFMRAARTDKGVHAAGNVISLKMIIEDEDILEKINSKLPPTIRVWGYERTNKNFDCRKMCSSRIYEYLMPTFSFLPPKPNSPLARQIKEANEETPGVTRDDPEGSKWWADVLEKLHASGITDKDIQDAQEATINKEKNNDSDDEPDMLLEEIVRKIKQTENQARREYRISKERLELVNKAMQMYIGHHNFHNFTLGKHFKDASANRYMKEITVSEPFVIEGTEWVSIKIHGQSFMLHQIRKMIAMAALVVRTGCPLGRITEAFQSSRINIPKAPALGLLLEQPVYEGYNTRLKAFGYNELTFTPFEKEMNEFKMKHIYDKIYAEEVKDNTFHGFFGFIDGFNGTPIFNFLTANGIKDSQEVREVVIPNEKNEGIAE